A single region of the bacterium genome encodes:
- a CDS encoding putative metal-dependent hydrolase: MTDIRYPIGKFTMTGTTTLDERSQWIEELAKAPEELRSAVRGLNAEQLNSCYREGGWTLRQVVHHLPDSHLNAYVRCKLALTEERPLVKTYEEALWAELSDSTDDIDMSLDLLDALHRRWVSLLRSLTQEQWQREYLHPEMKNVPLHRLVGLYAWHGKHHIAHIVKHREQMGW; the protein is encoded by the coding sequence GTGACAGATATTCGATATCCTATCGGCAAGTTCACAATGACGGGAACAACGACTCTCGATGAGCGTTCTCAGTGGATTGAGGAACTTGCAAAAGCGCCTGAGGAGTTACGGAGCGCCGTTCGCGGATTAAACGCAGAGCAATTGAATTCCTGCTATCGCGAGGGAGGATGGACCCTTCGTCAGGTTGTCCATCATCTACCCGACAGCCATCTCAATGCTTATGTTCGATGTAAGTTAGCATTAACCGAAGAACGCCCACTGGTCAAGACATACGAAGAAGCGCTTTGGGCGGAATTGTCTGATAGCACGGATGATATTGATATGTCACTTGATCTGCTGGATGCGCTCCACCGACGCTGGGTGTCGCTGTTGCGTTCACTAACCCAAGAGCAATGGCAACGGGAGTATCTACACCCGGAAATGAAAAACGTTCCACTCCATCGATTGGTTGGATTGTATGCATGGCATGGCAAGCATCACATTGCTCATATAGTAAAGCATCGCGAGCAGATGGGTTGGTAA
- the ruvA gene encoding Holliday junction branch migration protein RuvA, protein MYDRLTGIIAVRDPAQIVLDVGGIGFSLTVPLSTFDRLPSIGAKATLYCYLHVREDQLALFGFASEDERVWFLRLIQLPGIGPKLAISILSGIRIGDFREAVLHGDVKRLKSISGVGEKLAQRIAMELRSVVGGSAPVAPTNLQPQAASIFQDAVLALEALGIVRATAEKNVTRVLQAHPDLPISEVVQKALSNG, encoded by the coding sequence ATGTACGACCGCCTCACAGGAATCATTGCTGTCCGCGACCCTGCCCAAATCGTACTCGATGTGGGCGGCATCGGCTTTTCCCTGACGGTGCCATTATCGACATTCGACCGCCTCCCATCGATTGGCGCGAAGGCGACGCTCTATTGTTACTTACATGTCCGAGAGGATCAGCTCGCATTGTTTGGATTCGCATCGGAAGATGAGCGGGTTTGGTTTCTTCGGTTGATTCAATTACCGGGGATCGGTCCTAAGTTAGCCATCAGTATTTTATCAGGAATCCGGATCGGCGATTTCCGTGAAGCGGTATTGCACGGCGATGTCAAGCGACTAAAAAGCATCTCCGGGGTCGGGGAAAAACTGGCGCAGCGGATAGCCATGGAGCTTCGGTCGGTAGTGGGCGGAAGTGCGCCAGTCGCTCCCACCAACCTCCAGCCACAAGCCGCCAGTATCTTTCAGGATGCGGTATTAGCGCTGGAGGCGTTAGGAATCGTTCGCGCCACCGCCGAGAAAAATGTAACGCGAGTATTGCAGGCGCATCCCGATTTACCAATCTCCGAAGTTGTTCAAAAAGCGTTAAGCAATGGCTGA